A genomic segment from Leptolyngbya boryana PCC 6306 encodes:
- a CDS encoding winged helix-turn-helix transcriptional regulator → MAILSQSIMRKGYGQFCPVAKAAEVVGDRWALLVLREMLYGNRYFNDISRGVPLMSRALLSQRLKELEKMGVVMSHEKETGQGYEYLLTPAGEALRPIVEAMGVWAQQWGSEQIAPEDLDDALLMWGMRRRVNLEAVPSQKLVLQFDFQGLTKQRKTRRSWWLVIEDGEVDVCQKNPGFEVDVLISADLSVFTHVWMGYTPLKLALQQETICFEGDRNLVRQVPAWLYLNGEWRYGMGIDHSAMQLIQANHKHIAAECNEISGS, encoded by the coding sequence ATGGCAATTCTCTCCCAAAGCATTATGAGAAAGGGGTATGGGCAATTCTGTCCGGTAGCAAAGGCAGCGGAAGTCGTTGGCGATCGCTGGGCGCTCCTTGTGCTGCGAGAAATGCTGTATGGCAATCGCTACTTCAATGACATCAGTCGAGGTGTGCCGTTAATGTCCCGTGCCCTCTTATCTCAACGGCTCAAAGAACTTGAGAAGATGGGTGTTGTCATGAGCCATGAAAAAGAAACAGGGCAGGGGTATGAGTATCTGCTAACGCCAGCCGGAGAAGCGCTACGACCGATCGTTGAAGCAATGGGTGTTTGGGCACAACAATGGGGGAGTGAACAAATTGCCCCAGAAGATTTAGATGATGCCTTATTGATGTGGGGAATGAGACGGCGAGTGAACCTTGAGGCTGTACCCTCGCAAAAGCTAGTCCTACAGTTTGACTTTCAAGGATTAACCAAACAGCGCAAAACCCGGCGCAGTTGGTGGCTGGTAATCGAGGATGGAGAAGTCGATGTGTGTCAAAAAAATCCAGGCTTTGAAGTCGATGTCTTAATATCGGCTGATTTGAGTGTGTTCACCCACGTCTGGATGGGATATACGCCTCTGAAGCTTGCCCTTCAGCAAGAGACAATCTGTTTTGAGGGCGATCGCAATCTCGTGCGTCAGGTACCAGCTTGGTTATATCTCAACGGTGAATGGCGTTATGGTATGGGAATTGATCACTCTGCAATGCAGCTAATACAGGCCAATCACAAGCATATTGCTGCAGAATGCAATGAAATTTCTGGCTCTTAA
- a CDS encoding acyl-CoA dehydrogenase family protein encodes MPELQTISMVQQQVVDWASLAESLGKQFAARETEADEADLFVADNIARLKSVGLTAAGVPSELGGGGASYADLCTVLRILGRYCSSTALAFSMHTHQVMIPTWRWQHQNAPVDGLLKRVAAEQLVLLSSGGSDWLQSAGTAVKVEGGFLISARKVFASGAPVANLLMTSAVYQDPELGSTVLHFGVPMTAQGVSIEPTWQAMGMRGTGSHDVVLSDVFVPDAAVALRREQGKWHFIFHLISMIAIPLIYSVYVGVAEAARDRAVQLAMKRHTDEHCCYMVGGLDNELMAAKLALQHMISTAVVSQPSFETTNQIMTGRTLVAKAVLNVADLAMEAAGGSAFYRKLGLEKLFRDVQGARYHPLREEAQRKLSGQLALGWDTSSL; translated from the coding sequence ATGCCGGAACTACAAACTATATCGATGGTGCAGCAGCAAGTTGTGGATTGGGCATCCCTAGCAGAATCTTTAGGCAAACAGTTTGCAGCAAGAGAGACTGAAGCAGATGAAGCAGACTTATTTGTTGCTGATAATATTGCCAGATTGAAATCAGTTGGGCTGACTGCTGCGGGTGTTCCAAGTGAACTGGGTGGAGGGGGTGCTAGTTATGCTGATCTCTGTACTGTACTGCGTATCTTAGGACGCTATTGCAGTTCAACTGCGCTTGCCTTTTCAATGCATACCCATCAGGTGATGATACCGACTTGGCGATGGCAGCATCAAAATGCTCCAGTGGATGGATTGCTCAAACGAGTCGCGGCTGAGCAACTTGTGCTGCTGAGCAGTGGGGGTTCAGATTGGTTACAGAGTGCTGGTACGGCTGTCAAAGTAGAGGGTGGATTTCTAATTAGCGCTCGTAAAGTATTTGCGAGTGGTGCGCCTGTGGCGAATTTATTAATGACGAGTGCGGTTTATCAAGACCCAGAACTAGGATCTACAGTCTTACATTTTGGCGTGCCGATGACTGCCCAAGGCGTTTCGATTGAACCGACTTGGCAAGCAATGGGGATGCGGGGAACGGGTTCCCATGATGTGGTGTTGTCTGATGTGTTTGTCCCGGATGCGGCAGTTGCTCTACGGCGGGAACAAGGAAAGTGGCATTTTATTTTTCACCTGATCTCGATGATCGCGATTCCATTAATTTATTCCGTTTATGTTGGGGTTGCAGAAGCGGCACGCGATCGCGCAGTTCAACTCGCAATGAAACGTCATACCGATGAACATTGCTGCTATATGGTGGGAGGTTTAGACAATGAATTGATGGCGGCAAAGTTAGCGCTTCAGCATATGATTTCTACTGCTGTCGTCAGTCAACCTAGCTTTGAAACTACAAATCAGATCATGACGGGACGGACATTGGTTGCGAAAGCCGTTCTCAATGTCGCTGATCTAGCAATGGAAGCTGCGGGGGGAAGTGCGTTCTATCGCAAACTGGGGCTAGAAAAATTGTTCCGTGATGTGCAGGGAGCGCGCTATCATCCTTTGCGGGAAGAGGCTCAGCGCAAGCTGTCGGGACAACTGGCACTCGGGTGGGATACGTCTTCTTTATAG
- a CDS encoding AAC(3)-I family aminoglycoside N-acetyltransferase — protein sequence MKTPSSEPISIRQLTSNDLTLMEDLLATFGEAFDEVDTYNSFRPSHTYLKRLLSSDYFIALAALKNGSVVGGLAAYELQKFEQERSEIYIYDLAVAAAHRREGIATALIQELKKIAVARSAYVIFVQADLVDDPAIALYTKLGTREDVLHFDIAVVDSDDDA from the coding sequence ATGAAAACGCCATCTTCTGAGCCAATTAGCATTCGTCAGCTTACCTCCAACGACTTGACACTGATGGAAGACTTATTGGCTACCTTCGGTGAGGCTTTCGACGAAGTTGATACCTATAACTCATTTCGCCCAAGTCATACCTATCTCAAGCGGTTGCTCAGCAGCGATTATTTCATCGCGCTTGCAGCGTTAAAGAATGGTTCAGTCGTTGGAGGTCTTGCTGCTTATGAACTTCAGAAGTTTGAGCAGGAGCGTAGTGAAATTTATATTTACGATCTCGCTGTTGCAGCAGCGCATCGACGCGAAGGCATTGCCACCGCACTAATTCAGGAACTGAAGAAGATTGCTGTCGCGCGATCAGCTTATGTTATTTTCGTGCAGGCAGACCTTGTGGATGATCCTGCGATCGCACTTTATACCAAGCTTGGAACACGCGAAGATGTCCTTCATTTCGATATTGCTGTTGTGGATAGCGATGACGACGCATAA
- a CDS encoding anti-sigma factor produces the protein MSMPSEELQLLIAGYVLGDLSPEEAAEFERLLEREPAIAEEITQMQKALEVSHVSPELAPPISLRSMILENAQIANSKTSIRTVSRPGRSLSWRSGMEVAAAVLIVALGINNYGLRQALQTSQTETQRYAALTYILDATSGNQGSATMVVNPNTLEATLVVKNLPPLPPGKVYALWTVLKPDAPFTTDQKQAILTEAFQVNDRSEFSQTLSVPKAYRSKKLVTKVAVTIEDSDAPQKHTGAPILIANL, from the coding sequence ATGTCGATGCCTTCAGAAGAGTTACAGCTACTCATTGCAGGTTATGTCCTAGGTGACCTCAGCCCAGAGGAGGCAGCAGAATTTGAGCGTCTATTGGAGCGAGAGCCAGCGATCGCAGAAGAAATTACCCAAATGCAAAAAGCTCTAGAAGTGTCTCACGTTTCACCCGAGTTGGCACCTCCAATTTCTCTACGTTCCATGATTTTAGAGAATGCCCAGATAGCTAATTCTAAAACCAGCATACGGACTGTCTCCAGACCGGGTCGATCTCTTTCTTGGCGAAGTGGAATGGAGGTTGCGGCAGCAGTCCTGATTGTTGCGTTAGGAATTAACAATTACGGGTTGCGGCAAGCTTTACAAACTAGCCAAACTGAAACACAGCGCTATGCGGCACTGACTTATATTCTAGATGCAACGAGTGGTAACCAGGGGTCTGCAACAATGGTGGTCAATCCAAACACACTAGAAGCAACGCTTGTCGTCAAGAACTTACCGCCTCTACCCCCGGGCAAAGTTTATGCGTTATGGACTGTTTTGAAACCAGATGCCCCCTTCACTACAGACCAGAAACAGGCAATCTTGACAGAAGCTTTCCAGGTTAATGATCGCAGCGAATTTTCCCAAACGCTCTCAGTTCCCAAAGCCTACCGTTCTAAAAAACTGGTGACGAAAGTTGCAGTCACAATTGAAGATAGCGATGCTCCTCAAAAACATACGGGTGCGCCCATTCTGATCGCAAATCTGTGA
- a CDS encoding sigma-70 family RNA polymerase sigma factor, with the protein MPSEPSANQASPESNQTDAELILALSNGQTVALGVLYDRHARLVYGIALNTLGNAQEAEDLTQDIFLTLAKGTTYDPKRGSLRTFLAILTRSRARDRLRSRNSARQTLDRWKLGGQAESAPNVPLERAFQHEQSQEVRNALAQLSDDQQQILKMAYYDGLSQSEIAKQLEIPLGTVKGRARTGLLKLRKALTSLN; encoded by the coding sequence ATGCCGTCTGAGCCGTCTGCTAACCAAGCCTCCCCCGAGTCGAACCAGACAGATGCAGAATTAATTCTGGCATTGAGCAATGGTCAGACTGTTGCGCTCGGTGTGCTCTATGATCGCCACGCCAGGTTAGTCTACGGAATCGCACTCAATACCCTTGGCAATGCTCAAGAAGCTGAAGACTTAACTCAAGACATCTTTCTAACTCTGGCAAAAGGGACAACCTACGACCCAAAGCGAGGATCTCTGCGTACTTTTCTGGCAATTTTGACGCGATCGCGGGCACGGGATCGATTGAGATCGCGCAACAGTGCACGTCAAACGCTCGATCGTTGGAAACTGGGTGGACAGGCTGAGAGCGCCCCGAATGTTCCGCTTGAGCGTGCCTTTCAACACGAGCAATCCCAGGAAGTCCGTAACGCCTTAGCTCAGTTGTCAGACGATCAACAGCAAATTTTGAAAATGGCTTACTATGATGGGCTTAGCCAATCAGAAATTGCTAAACAACTGGAGATTCCACTGGGTACGGTAAAAGGGAGAGCGAGAACAGGACTGCTCAAATTACGCAAAGCGCTGACAAGTTTAAACTAA
- a CDS encoding CHRD domain-containing protein, with protein MNKTKRVLSNFLLGTIACVLIIGLSTAASLSKIAPSFNTFQSAQPTQIQNPINQHLMADLQEAESVLMAQGMSSSSLQRYAAILTNNNVVPNAPSTSATGVAGAALAGDRLIVRGDFGGLSSGLRDYAADPVNPPNPNITSAVHIHRGEPNQNGPFQYALTVTLNDTAMGGRFAGEYTLTAEQLQALSEGNLYVDIHTKQNRAGELRGIFRAL; from the coding sequence ATGAATAAGACAAAGCGAGTACTCTCCAATTTTCTGCTTGGCACGATCGCCTGTGTATTGATAATTGGTCTCTCAACAGCAGCTTCTTTGAGTAAAATTGCACCATCCTTCAACACATTCCAATCGGCTCAACCAACCCAGATTCAGAATCCAATCAATCAGCATTTGATGGCAGATTTACAAGAAGCTGAGTCCGTTCTCATGGCTCAAGGAATGTCTAGCAGTTCTTTGCAACGCTATGCAGCCATCTTGACGAACAATAATGTAGTACCGAACGCACCCTCAACTTCTGCAACGGGTGTAGCTGGCGCAGCATTGGCAGGAGATCGTCTCATTGTTCGGGGAGACTTTGGGGGGCTATCTAGTGGTTTACGTGACTATGCAGCAGACCCCGTTAATCCTCCGAATCCTAACATCACCTCTGCGGTTCACATCCATCGGGGCGAACCTAACCAGAACGGACCCTTCCAATATGCGCTAACTGTAACCTTGAACGATACTGCAATGGGCGGTAGATTTGCCGGAGAGTATACTCTGACGGCTGAACAGCTTCAGGCACTCTCTGAAGGCAACCTCTATGTCGATATTCACACCAAGCAGAATCGGGCTGGAGAATTGCGCGGCATTTTTCGAGCACTCTAA
- a CDS encoding HNH endonuclease codes for MNLDDKSLEELFKLAAVVGNKRYHKLTAQDFEDYRKYDYWRYVNGDSECGTTLESQTWVKEHSDRDCPICDQKYSFKSGRTIDHKLPRAQYPWLSMDFRNFWVICQQCNREKAEMNWYEYEHYIYVNYLDRYSVIRDARPRELLRSLKQS; via the coding sequence ATGAATCTTGACGATAAAAGCTTAGAAGAACTCTTCAAACTCGCCGCTGTCGTTGGAAACAAACGATATCACAAGCTGACGGCTCAGGATTTTGAGGACTATCGAAAATATGACTATTGGCGATATGTCAATGGGGATAGTGAATGTGGAACGACGTTAGAGAGCCAAACCTGGGTCAAAGAACATTCCGATCGAGACTGTCCGATTTGTGATCAGAAATATTCGTTCAAAAGTGGCAGAACGATCGATCACAAATTGCCCCGCGCACAATATCCTTGGCTCTCAATGGATTTCCGAAACTTCTGGGTGATTTGCCAGCAGTGTAATCGCGAAAAAGCTGAAATGAATTGGTATGAGTACGAGCATTATATTTATGTCAATTACCTCGATCGATATTCTGTGATTCGAGATGCAAGACCAAGGGAATTACTACGATCGCTGAAACAGAGCTAA
- a CDS encoding anion transporter: MKYFVIAIAYLGLAIGSFPGLRMNRATIALASSGFLIALGVLNLQDAWRAIDVTTIVFLLSTMIVNAGLSQAGFFQLAIAHLLNITHSPFGLLTVLTFGVAALSAFFLNDAMALIFTPLILDLARTLRINPIPYLLAMAGATNLGSVATISGNPQNILIGSFSKIGYLDFAKALTPIAIFGLCVQLVLLYWMYPEVRSTTPQEFSLPQPRVYRPLLFKTVSVTAAMLIAFVVGLPLAESALVAASILLITRRLKPDRLLQPVDWNLLVLFSGLFILTKATQDLNVFAPLTQAIDHPAKFLSVTAILSNLVSNVPAVLLLHPLIAQNDSQSWLRLAAGSTLAGNLTIFGSVANLIMIEAAGRLGYRLSFLEHLKFGLPLTLITLCMTYFWIR; this comes from the coding sequence GTGAAGTATTTCGTGATTGCGATCGCATATCTCGGCTTAGCGATTGGTTCTTTCCCTGGACTGCGCATGAATCGCGCCACAATTGCACTTGCAAGTTCAGGATTTCTCATTGCTTTAGGCGTATTGAATCTGCAAGACGCTTGGCGCGCAATCGATGTAACCACGATTGTATTCTTGCTCAGCACGATGATTGTGAATGCAGGCTTGTCCCAAGCTGGATTTTTTCAACTGGCGATCGCTCATCTTCTCAACATTACCCATAGTCCATTCGGGTTACTCACCGTTCTTACTTTTGGAGTCGCTGCATTATCGGCTTTCTTTCTGAATGATGCAATGGCGCTGATTTTCACGCCGCTGATTTTGGATTTGGCGCGAACTTTGCGAATCAATCCGATTCCTTATTTACTAGCCATGGCAGGGGCAACGAATCTTGGCTCTGTTGCCACAATTAGCGGGAATCCACAGAATATCTTGATTGGATCATTTTCCAAAATCGGCTATTTGGACTTTGCTAAGGCACTCACGCCGATCGCGATTTTTGGCTTATGTGTTCAACTTGTGTTGCTGTATTGGATGTATCCCGAAGTTAGATCGACGACTCCACAAGAATTTTCGCTGCCTCAACCTCGCGTCTATCGACCTTTGTTGTTCAAAACTGTGAGCGTGACGGCAGCAATGTTGATTGCATTTGTTGTGGGATTGCCTTTAGCGGAATCTGCTTTGGTCGCTGCTAGTATTTTGTTGATTACTCGGAGGTTAAAGCCTGATCGCTTACTGCAACCTGTCGATTGGAATTTGCTTGTTCTATTTTCGGGATTGTTTATTCTCACCAAAGCGACCCAAGATTTGAATGTATTTGCACCACTGACTCAAGCGATTGATCATCCAGCTAAATTTCTCAGCGTGACTGCAATTTTGTCGAATCTCGTTTCTAATGTTCCAGCCGTTTTGTTATTGCATCCTTTGATTGCACAGAATGATTCTCAATCTTGGTTACGACTTGCAGCAGGTTCGACCTTAGCAGGCAATTTGACCATTTTTGGATCGGTTGCAAATTTGATCATGATTGAAGCAGCGGGGAGATTAGGATATCGATTATCGTTTTTGGAGCATTTGAAATTTGGGTTGCCATTGACACTGATAACTTTATGTATGACTTATTTCTGGATTCGTTGA